One Gossypium hirsutum isolate 1008001.06 chromosome A11, Gossypium_hirsutum_v2.1, whole genome shotgun sequence genomic window carries:
- the LOC107913371 gene encoding RNA-binding protein L isoform X2, protein MDDMAAYYPPPSALLPPHYPYYQTPPPAVTPPPPPPPPPGAAAPALHYHSYIPHQQPPLPPPPPFASYSLPHLAAYSSHDSVRTLFIAGLPEDIKPREIYNIFREFPGYESSHLRSPNTCQNSQPFAFAVFSDQQSALAAMQALNGMVFDLEKGSTLFIDFAKSNSRSKHPRTDEEWTGSNKKSRGSFSRSTSDSCFGSVHVSGMGNSAYSMIRYPPAQSLGNVDANAESTAMKSSASPCPTLFVANLGASCTEEELIQVFSRCPGFLKLKMQSTYGAPVAFVDFQDTACSTGAINSLQGTILYSSPAGDGMRLEYAKSRMGLRRKRK, encoded by the exons ATGGACGACATGGCTGCCTACTATCCTCCACCCTCAGCCCTTCTCCCTCCTCACTACCCTTACTACCAAACCCCTCCACCTGCTGTGACGCCGCCGCCTCCACCTCCTCCTCCTCCTGGTGCTGCTGCCCCTGCCCTCCATTACCACTCCTACATCCCCCACCAACAACCTCCGCTGCCCCCACCACCCCCTTTCGCCTCATATTCCCTTCCTCACCTCGCTGCTTATTCTTCTCATGACTCCGTTCGGACCCTCTTCATCGCCGGCCTTCCCGAAGACATTAAGCCCCGCGAGATTTACAATATTTTCCGCGAATTTCCCGGTTATGAATCATCTCATCTTCGGAGCCCCAATACCTGCCAAAATTCTCAG CCGTTCGCTTTTGCTGTCTTCTCCGACCAACAGTCTGCGCTCGCCGCGATGCAGGCGCTTAAT GGAATGGTGTTTGATCTTGAGAAAGGATCAACTTTGTTCATTGATTTTGCGAAATCAAATTCCCGATCAAAGCACCCTAGAACAG ATGAAGAATGGACTGGCTCTAATAAGAAATCGAGGGGATCATTTTCGAGGTCTACCAGTGATTCGT GTTTTGGAAGCGTTCACGTGTCTGGAATGGGTAATTCTGCTTACAGCATGATTCGTTATCCACCTGCACAAAG TTTGGGAAATGTTGATGCCAATGCTGAGTCCACAGCTATGAAATCG AGTGCTAGCCCATGTCCGACACTTTTTGTGGCTAATCTAGGGGCAAGTTGTACAGAAGAGGAACTAATTCAAGTATTTTCAAG ATGCCCTGGGTTTCTGAAGTTGAAAATGCAGAGTACGTATGGAGCTCCAGTTGCATTTGTTGATTTCCAG GATACTGCTTGTTCAACTGGTGCAATCAACTCTCTGCAAGGGACAATTCTATACTCATCACCAGCCGGAGACGGCATGCGCTTGGA ATATGCGAAATCCCGGATGGGATTGCGAAGGAAACGGAAATAA
- the LOC107913371 gene encoding RNA-binding protein L isoform X1, producing MDDMAAYYPPPSALLPPHYPYYQTPPPAVTPPPPPPPPPGAAAPALHYHSYIPHQQPPLPPPPPFASYSLPHLAAYSSHDSVRTLFIAGLPEDIKPREIYNIFREFPGYESSHLRSPNTCQNSQPFAFAVFSDQQSALAAMQALNGMVFDLEKGSTLFIDFAKSNSRSKHPRTDEEWTGSNKKSRGSFSRSTSDSSGFGSVHVSGMGNSAYSMIRYPPAQSLGNVDANAESTAMKSSASPCPTLFVANLGASCTEEELIQVFSRCPGFLKLKMQSTYGAPVAFVDFQDTACSTGAINSLQGTILYSSPAGDGMRLEYAKSRMGLRRKRK from the exons ATGGACGACATGGCTGCCTACTATCCTCCACCCTCAGCCCTTCTCCCTCCTCACTACCCTTACTACCAAACCCCTCCACCTGCTGTGACGCCGCCGCCTCCACCTCCTCCTCCTCCTGGTGCTGCTGCCCCTGCCCTCCATTACCACTCCTACATCCCCCACCAACAACCTCCGCTGCCCCCACCACCCCCTTTCGCCTCATATTCCCTTCCTCACCTCGCTGCTTATTCTTCTCATGACTCCGTTCGGACCCTCTTCATCGCCGGCCTTCCCGAAGACATTAAGCCCCGCGAGATTTACAATATTTTCCGCGAATTTCCCGGTTATGAATCATCTCATCTTCGGAGCCCCAATACCTGCCAAAATTCTCAG CCGTTCGCTTTTGCTGTCTTCTCCGACCAACAGTCTGCGCTCGCCGCGATGCAGGCGCTTAAT GGAATGGTGTTTGATCTTGAGAAAGGATCAACTTTGTTCATTGATTTTGCGAAATCAAATTCCCGATCAAAGCACCCTAGAACAG ATGAAGAATGGACTGGCTCTAATAAGAAATCGAGGGGATCATTTTCGAGGTCTACCAGTGATTCGT CAGGTTTTGGAAGCGTTCACGTGTCTGGAATGGGTAATTCTGCTTACAGCATGATTCGTTATCCACCTGCACAAAG TTTGGGAAATGTTGATGCCAATGCTGAGTCCACAGCTATGAAATCG AGTGCTAGCCCATGTCCGACACTTTTTGTGGCTAATCTAGGGGCAAGTTGTACAGAAGAGGAACTAATTCAAGTATTTTCAAG ATGCCCTGGGTTTCTGAAGTTGAAAATGCAGAGTACGTATGGAGCTCCAGTTGCATTTGTTGATTTCCAG GATACTGCTTGTTCAACTGGTGCAATCAACTCTCTGCAAGGGACAATTCTATACTCATCACCAGCCGGAGACGGCATGCGCTTGGA ATATGCGAAATCCCGGATGGGATTGCGAAGGAAACGGAAATAA
- the LOC107913372 gene encoding SUMO-conjugating enzyme SCE1 isoform X1, whose protein sequence is MSGGIARGRLAEERKAWRKNHPHVRGGFVAKPETLPDGTVNLMVWHCTIPGKAGTDWEGGYFPLTLHFSEDYPSKPPKCKFPQGFFHPNVYPSGTVCLSILNEDSGWRPAITVKQILIGIQDLLDAPNPADPAQTEGYHLFIQDANEYKRRVRQQAKQYPPLV, encoded by the exons atgtcGGGAGGAATAGCGCGTGGTCGACTCGCCGAGGAACGTAAGGCATGGAGGAAGAACCATCCCCATGTCCGTGGA ggttttgttgCGAAACCAGAGACGTTGCCTGATGGAACGGTCAATTTGATGGTGTGGCATTGCACGATCCCTGGTAAAGCAGGA ACTGATTGGGAGGGTGGCTACTTCCCGCTCACGCTCCATTTCAGTGAAGATTATCCCAGCAAGCCTCCAAAGTGTAAATTTCCCCAGGGCTTTTTCCACCCAAATGTTTATCCATCTGGTACTGTTTGCCTTTCAATCCTAAATGAGGATAGT GGTTGGAGACCAGCCATAACTGTGAAGCAGATTCTTATTGGAATCCAAGATCTTCTGGATGCTCCAAACCCTGCTGATCCTGCTCAAACTGAAGGGTATCACCTCTTCATCCAG GATGCTAATGAATATAAGAGAAGGGTTCGCCAGCAAGCCAAGCAGTACCCACCTCTGGTCTAG
- the LOC107913372 gene encoding SUMO-conjugating enzyme SCE1 isoform X2, with amino-acid sequence MSGGIARGRLAEERKAWRKNHPHGFVAKPETLPDGTVNLMVWHCTIPGKAGTDWEGGYFPLTLHFSEDYPSKPPKCKFPQGFFHPNVYPSGTVCLSILNEDSGWRPAITVKQILIGIQDLLDAPNPADPAQTEGYHLFIQDANEYKRRVRQQAKQYPPLV; translated from the exons atgtcGGGAGGAATAGCGCGTGGTCGACTCGCCGAGGAACGTAAGGCATGGAGGAAGAACCATCCCCAT ggttttgttgCGAAACCAGAGACGTTGCCTGATGGAACGGTCAATTTGATGGTGTGGCATTGCACGATCCCTGGTAAAGCAGGA ACTGATTGGGAGGGTGGCTACTTCCCGCTCACGCTCCATTTCAGTGAAGATTATCCCAGCAAGCCTCCAAAGTGTAAATTTCCCCAGGGCTTTTTCCACCCAAATGTTTATCCATCTGGTACTGTTTGCCTTTCAATCCTAAATGAGGATAGT GGTTGGAGACCAGCCATAACTGTGAAGCAGATTCTTATTGGAATCCAAGATCTTCTGGATGCTCCAAACCCTGCTGATCCTGCTCAAACTGAAGGGTATCACCTCTTCATCCAG GATGCTAATGAATATAAGAGAAGGGTTCGCCAGCAAGCCAAGCAGTACCCACCTCTGGTCTAG